Proteins from one Streptomyces sp. NBC_00390 genomic window:
- the rplU gene encoding 50S ribosomal protein L21 — translation MYAIVRSGGRQHKVAVGDIVEVDKISTAQVGDTVELSTLLVVDGDAVTSDPWVLAGIKVTAEVVDHHKGAKIDILRYKNKTGYRRRQGHRQQYTAIKVTGIPTAAK, via the coding sequence GTGTACGCCATCGTGCGCAGCGGTGGTCGCCAGCACAAGGTTGCTGTCGGCGACATCGTTGAGGTTGACAAGATTTCCACTGCCCAGGTTGGCGACACGGTCGAGCTCTCGACCCTGCTCGTTGTCGACGGCGACGCCGTGACCAGCGACCCGTGGGTGCTGGCCGGTATCAAGGTCACCGCCGAGGTCGTGGACCACCACAAGGGCGCGAAGATCGACATCCTTCGCTACAAGAACAAGACCGGCTACCGCCGTCGCCAGGGTCACCGCCAGCAGTACACGGCGATCAAGGTCACCGGCATCCCCACGGCTGCGAAGTAA
- the rpmA gene encoding 50S ribosomal protein L27, giving the protein MAHKKGASSTRNGRDSNAQRLGVKRFGGQVVNAGEILVRQRGTHFHPGAGVGRGSDDTLFALQPGAVEFGTHRGRKVVNIVPVA; this is encoded by the coding sequence ATGGCACACAAGAAGGGCGCATCGTCCACCCGGAACGGTCGCGACTCCAACGCTCAGCGGCTCGGCGTGAAGCGCTTCGGCGGTCAGGTCGTGAACGCCGGTGAGATCCTGGTCCGCCAGCGTGGCACCCACTTCCACCCGGGCGCGGGCGTCGGTCGCGGCAGCGACGACACGCTGTTCGCCCTGCAGCCCGGTGCGGTCGAGTTCGGCACCCACCGTGGCCGCAAGGTCGTGAACATCGTTCCGGTCGCCTGA